In Mercurialis annua linkage group LG5, ddMerAnnu1.2, whole genome shotgun sequence, a single genomic region encodes these proteins:
- the LOC126683226 gene encoding auxin-responsive protein SAUR68-like, with translation MISAKNLLKLAKKWQKLAAISRKRITSPQTIAATSSCSISSKAEKGHFVVYSADQKRFLLPLEYLNNKLVRELFDMAEDEFGLPSDGPLTLPCDAEVMEYAICLIKQKAARDVQQALLTSIASNYFSSSLHQSRTRQLSICSF, from the coding sequence ATGATTAGTGCCAAGAATCTCCTCAAATTGGCAAAGAAATGGCAGAAACTCGCAGCTATTAGTCGAAAGCGGATCACATCACCTCAAACTATAGCTGCAACTAGTTCTTGCAGCATTTCGTCAAAAGCCGAAAAGGGTCACTTCGTAGTCTACTCTGCCGATCAGAAACGATTCTTGTTGCCTTTGGAGTATCTCAACAACAAACTAGTTCGAGAGCTATTCGACATGGCAGAAGACGAGTTTGGATTGCCTAGCGACGGGCCTCTTACTTTACCATGTGATGCGGAGGTTATGGAGTATGCAATCTGTTTGATTAAACAAAAGGCAGCAAGGGACGTACAACAAGCCTTGTTGACTTCTATAGCAAGCAATTACTTTTCATCATCGTTACATCAATCAAGAACCCGCCAATTATCAATTTGTAGCTTCTGA